ATTCCTTTACAATTGGCTCATACAGGAAAAATCAATCTTACAAAAAAAGAGATTTCTAAAAAAATTGGTGAACTATTTTTAGTAAAAAGTAAAATGAATTTACACTATGATTTACTTGATACTCCTGAATTTTTTTGGGAATATCCAGAGTATGAAAATCAATATGAAAAGTTAATAAAATATCTTGATATAAAATCAAGAGTAGAAGTTTTAAATAAAAAACTAGAAGTTATTCAAGAACTTTTACACGTTTTAGGAGATGAACAAAAACACAGATATTCATCTTTTTTAGAGTGGATTATTATAATTTTAATTACTTTTGAAATAGTTATAAATATAAAAGACCATTTTTAAAAAGATTTTAAATCAGGAAAGTTTGCTCTTAAACTTTCCATAAAATTCTCATCTGGGTCGTGTTTTATTGTTCTGTAATTTTTATCTTTTTCTAAAAAAAGAGGATGATTTTCAAATTTTGTATATTCATAATGACCAATTAAATACTCTATTGTTTTATATTTTTCTTTTAAATATCTTACAAGTTTTATATTCGATTCAAGTTGAGCTTTTGTTAAAGGTTTTTTATTTCCCCCAATATTTTCAATTCCAATACTTGAAAGATTTAAACCTATTACATGTCTTGCCATATAAGTTTCAGGCATAGTTGAATAAATTGTTCCATCAAAATCTACTAAAAATTGGGCTGAAACATTTAGATTTCCTGCTTTTTTTATATATTTTCTATCACTTGTTAAAATTTCAGGTTTAAATCTTTCATAAGACTCTTTTAAATCATCCATTGCTGTATGATGAATTACAATTATTTTTGGAATTATATTTATATCCAAAACCTCTATACCGTAAGAGTTTTTTATATACTGTCGTGTAAGTTCAACTCTTGTTTCACCAAAATCAAGTGGTAATTGCTTGATTTCTATTGCATTTAAAGTTAGAACAAAACTAATTATTATTAATATATTTTTCATTGAAGGATTGTATCAAAAATTTCATTTGTAAATTAAATGAATAAGATAATATAATTAAGCTATTAACATAAAAAGGAAATACATGGAAACTATAAAAGAGAAACTAAAAGATATAGTTGAAAATCTTATGATTCCTGAAGTTGAAGCTTATCTTGAAGATTTATACAAACTTCTTGAAACAAATTCTCAAACTGAAGATGATAAAGAAGCAATGGAAGAGATGGAGTCATTTTTAGTTGAGCTTCAAAATATTTTAGCTGTTATAGAAGAAGACAAAACTCCTGATAGTGAATATCAAAGAATATATGACTACATTATACAAAATTTAGAAGAGCATGAACACGGACATAATTTAGAACAAGAAGATTAAAAATCTACTTGTTTTCACCTCGAACACTCAAAGCCTCTTCTACCAATAATCTTCCAACTTCAATATGAGCATGAACAAATTTTTTAATATTTAAATCTTTTAATTGAGCTTTTTCATCTATTGATTCTATTTTCAATAAAATATTTGCTTCTTTATGAAAATTTAAAACTGCTTCACAAATCAATCTTTTTATATGAGTATCACTTACCGTTATAATCACACTTGAAGCTTCATCAACTTTTAATGACTCTAAAACAGGAAGTTTATCTAAGTGTCCAAAATAAGCCATATATCCCAATTTTCTTCCAAGTAATACATGTCTTAAATCATCTGAGATAATTACAAAAGGAATATTTCTTTCACTTAAATCTCGTGCTATTACTCTTCCTAAAATTGAAAAACCACAAATTACAACGTGATTTTTTGCTTTAATTGGTGTAATTTTATCTGACTCATAAAACTCAACAACTACATATGAAGCCAATTTATAGATGTTATTTACAATAAATGGAGTTAAAATCATTGATAATACTGAAACTAAAATCAAAAAGTTTGCAGTTTCATTAGAGATAATATTGTTACTTGAAGCAAGAGCAAATATTGCAAATGAAAATTCTCCTACTTGACAAAGTGCAAGTGCTGATTTTACAGCTGTACTTTTATCTGATTTTCTTCTGATTATTACATAAACAACTAACGCTTTTATCACCATTACGGCAATAAAAATAAGTAAAATAATATGTACATTATATAAAAAATATAAAGCATCTATTTTTGTTCCAACTGAAAAGAAAAAAGCCCCTAAAAGTAAATCTTTATAACTTGCGATATCTGATTCAACTTTTACACTAAAATTTGTATCAGAAATAATCATTCCAGCTATAAAAGCTCCCAAAGAGTAAGTAAACCCCAACTCATGAGCTAAAAGTGAAGTTCCAATAACGATTGATAAAACAGCTCCTAAAAATAACTCTTCTATTCTACTATTTGAAGCAAATTTTAAAAGCCAAGAGATAAGATTTTTTCCAATAGTAAACATAAAAACAATTATTATAAAAGCTGAAATAAACGTTTTTGTTAAAACTTCACTAATAGATAAAGTATCATTTGTCAAAAATGTAATAAGCAAAAGTATTGGAATTACTGCTAAATCTTGAAATATCAAAATTGCTGTTGATTTTTCTCCATAAGGAGTATGAATATCTTTTGATTGTTTTAAATAAGTTAAAACAATCGCCGTTGAAGATAAAGAGAAAGCCAAAGAGACAATAAGTGAAACTTCCACACTTAAATGAAAAATATAAAATGCCACCAAATAAATCAAAATAGCACTGATACTTACTTGTAAAAAACCATTTAATAAAAGTATCTCTTTCATCTTTTTGATTTTATCAACACTCATCTCAAGACCAATTGTAAACATCAAAAATACAATTCCAAACTCAGCAATTAACTCCAAAGAGTCATTATTAACTCCATTAAAATTAAAACCGTAACTTATTAGTGTTCCTGTTAAAATATAACCAATAATGTGAGAAATCCCAAACTTTTTTAAAATAATATTTAAAATTGTTGCTATTGATATTGTTAAAAACAACGTAAATAATATATTTTCCATTTTCCTCTTTCTTCTTTTTCTAAAAAAATTATATCCCAATTAAATTGTTTATTTTATATTGAAGTGATTAAAATATAAACAATTAGTAAATTGATTTTTTTTGATATAATTGCGCCAAAGGATTTAATATGAAAAAAACGTTCCAAATAAATGTAACAAATAAAAATAGAGATAGACAAGTTGATTCAATCAAAAATGAAGTAAGAAAATATATCAAAAGAGAAAAAAGCAAAAGACCTCCTGAAGGTTTTAATTTTTGGGCTTTTGATTGTAAATTTGGTAAAACAGCCGATGAAGCTACTGAAATTAAATTTGTTGATGTAACAAAATCTATTGATTTTGCAGCAAGTGAAGGTTATGACAGCTTTTACTTAGAACTAATTGCAAGAGCTGACATTAAAAAAGTAAAAGAGATTGAAGAGTTAGAGGATGATGAAGAAATTTCTGAATAATTTTCTTTTTCCTAATAAATAAAATAGCAATTTTTGGATTGTTAAATACTCTTAATTGAGTTATTATTTCAAAATAAAAGTTAAATAAAGAGGTGACAAACATGAGTTATATAACAAACGCGAATTTAGAACAAGCAGATAATGAAGTATTTTCAATAATAGAAAATGAATTAAAAAGACAAACTAATCATCTTGAAATGATTGCATCTGAGAACTTTACTTCTCCTGCTGTTATGCAAGCTATGGGTTCTGTTTTTACTAACAAATATGCAGAAGGTTATCCTTACAAAAGATATTATGGTGGTTGTGAGTTTGCTGATGCTGTTGAGCAATTAGCAATTGACAGAGCTTGTAAAATCTTTGGTTGTTCTTATGCTAATGTTCAACCTCATTCAGGGAGCCAAGCTAATGGTGCTGTTTATGCTGCATTATTAAGTGCTGGTGATAAAATCTTAGGTATGGATTTATCTCATGGTGGACATTTAACTCATGGTTCAAAACCAAGTTTTTCTGGTAAAAACTATTCTGCATTTTATTATGGTGTAGAACTTGATGGAAGAATCAATTATGATAAAGTTATGGAAATAGCTAAAATTTGTCAACCAAAAATTATTGTTTGTGGTGCAAGTGCTTATGCTAGAGAAATTGACTTTAAAAAATTCAGAGAAATAGCTGATGCAGTTGGTGCTATTTTATTTGCTGATATTGCACATATTGCTGGTCTTGTTGCTGCTGGTGAACATCCAAGTCCATTCCCTTATGCTGATGTTGTAACAACTACTACTCATAAGACTTTAAGAGGTCCAAGAGGTGGTATGATTATGACAAATGATGAAGAGATTGCTAAAAAAATTAATAGTGCAATTTTCCCAGGATTACAAGGTGGACCACTTGTTCATGTAATTGCTGCAAAAGCAGTAGCATTTAAAGAAATTTTAGATCCATCATGGAAAGATTATGCAAAACAAGTAAAAGCGAATGCAAAAGTATTAGCCCAAGTTCTTACAAAAAGAGGATATGATATTGTTTCAGGTGGAACAGATAATCACTTAGTATTAGTAAGTTTTTTAAATAAACCATTTTCAGGAAAAGATGCAGATGCAGCTTTAGGAAATGCAGGGATTACAGTAAATAAAAACACAGTTCCAGGTGAAACAAGAAGTCCATTTATAACTTCAGGAATTAGAATAGGAAGCCCAGCATTAACAGCTAGAGGTATGAAAGAAAAAGAGTTTGAAATAATAGCAAACAAAATTTGTGATGTATTAGATAACATTGAAGATACAAATTTACATGCTAAAATCAACAAAGAGTTAGAAGAACTTGCTTCAAACTTTGTGATTTACAATCAATCTACTTTTTAGGGTTTTTTAAATTTGGAGTATTAATGCCTACTTTAGATACTACTTATAAACAAATTGAAAAAGCTATAAAATATATAGATGAAAACTTCAAAGAACACCCAAGTGTGGATGAAGTTGCCAAAAATATAGGTATGAGCAAATATCATTTTATAAGAGTATTCAAAGAGTATGTAGGTGTTACTCCAAAACAATTTTTACATTGTGTAACCCTAAATTATGCAAAAGAACACATCAAAGAGTCCAAATCCATACTAGACAGTAGTTTGGATATTGGACTATCTAGCACAAGCAGACTTCACGAACTTTTTGTAAATTTGATTGGAGTAACTCCAAAAGAGTGGAAAGAAAAAGGAAAAGATGTACAAATCACTTATGGTTTTGGACAAACACCTTTTGGTGAAGCACTAATTGGATTTACCGATAAAGGTATTTGTTATTTAGGTTTTATTGATGACAATAAAAAAGATATTTTCCAAAGATTTAATGAACTTTGGGAAAATGCAAATCTAGTTTTTGATGAAAAACTTGCATGTGAATATTTAGAAAATATCTTTGTAAAAAACCAAAAATACCCTCTTTTAGTAAAAGGAACAAATCTTCAAATAAATGTTTGGAAAGCTTTATTAAATCTTCCAAATGGAATTGTTGCAACTTATCAAGATATTGCAAACTACTTAGATAAACCAAAAGCTGTACGAGCAGTTGCAAGTGCTATTGGAAGAAATCATATTGGATATTTAATTCCTTGCCACAGAGTCATAGCAAAAAGTGGAGCTATGAGTGGATATAGATGGGGCATTGAAAGAAAAAAAATTTTAATAGCCTACGAATCAGTTAATAATAACGATAAGTAGACTATTTTTAGTTAAATAAGATTTTCTAAAACCTCTTCAAATCTATTAAAACCTTTTATCATCTCTTTTTTTGAAATAATTATTGGAGGTAAAAATCTAATAATATTTTTCCCTGATTTTAAAACTAAAAGACCATTTTTAAGTGAAGAGTTTATTATTTCATTTAACTTCTTTTCATCTTTTAAAACTAATCCTTGCATAAATCCAAAACCATTTTTTTGTAAAAATAAATTTGGATATTTATTTATAAAAAAAGCTAAATAATCATCAAAAAATTTGATATTTTGCTTTAATTTTCCACTATCTGAATATTTTTCTAAGATTTTTAAAACCTTATTACAAGTAGCTGTCGATAAAAAATTTCCTCCAAAAGTAGAACCATGATCACCAAAAGTAAAAACATCTTTCAAACTTGTCATCATAACACCAATTGGAATTCCACTTGCTAAACCTTTTGCTAAAGTTACAATATCAGGTTTTATTCCAAAATGTTGAGAAATTAAAAACTCTCCACTTCTATAAACTCCCGTTTGAACTTCATCAATTATCAAAAGTAGTTTTTTCTCTTTTAAAACTTTTTCTAGTTCTTTTACTAAAAGAACATCTTGCATAAAAATTCCACCCTCACCTTGAATCAACTCAAGCATAACAGCAACCGTAGAATCATCAATCAAAGAGATAGCCTCTTTTATATCATTTGCATAAACAAATCCCTCAGGGAAGGGAGCAAAATATTTATGTTTATCCTCTTGAGCTGTTGCTTTTAAAGTTGCTATTGTTCTTCCATGAAAAGAGTTTTTTATAGTAATAATTTTATATTTTGGTGTTTCAAAAGCTGTATTTCCATACTTTCTAGCAAGTTTAATTGCACTCTCATTTGCTTCAGCTCCACTATTACAAAAAAAGCATTTCATATCAAAACCACTTAAATTTACTATTCTTTTAGCACACTTTTCTTGTGGTTTTATATGATAAATATTTGAAGTATGTAAAACTCTTTTTGCTTGTTTATTTATGGTTTTTAACACTTTTTTATTTGCATAACCTAAACTATTTACTCCAACTCCTGAAGCAAAATCTATATAATCTTTTTCATTTTCATCAAATAAAACAGATTTTTTTCCTTTTACAAATCCAAGATCTAATCGCTTGTATAAAGGTAATAAATAACTATTTTCTTTCATAATTTATCCTATTCATGATAAGACAAAAATTGTTCGTCTTTCTCTTTTAATTTATATTTTTTAGCCAATGATTCTAAAAATGGTTTTCCCAAATCTTTGCAATTTAAAGCCTCTAAAACCAAACTTTCATCACTAATTGGAAAAGCAATTAATTGATTTAGTTTTTCTATTGTCAAATTTGGATTTGTCCTCTTTTCTAAAATAACCTCATCATTTTGTGAAATTTCGCCCTCTTTTAAAACCTTTGCATAAAAACCTGTAAATCCACTATCAAAAATAAATTTTGTCATCTCTTTTTGGTTTGTATTTACACTTAATTTCCAACAAGGTTGCCTTGGTTGTGTTATTTGAACTTTTGTTTCGCCTATTTTTAAAACATCACCAATACAAATATCTTTTTCACAAATATCAGATAAAATTAGATTTTCTCCAAAGTAAGCCATATTTGTCATATCAAAAATATTATTAAAATGAGAATTTATTTTTTGGAAAGTTAATTGAGAAAATAAAAACAAAGCTTTATTTTCTCCTCCATGATGAGCCAAATCAGCTTGAAAATCATCAATAAAACCTGTTTTTGTAAGATAAGCTTTTGATACTGGATATTTTTTGATACCTGAAACTAACTCTTTTCGTTTACTATTTTCAAGTTTTGTAGAAGTTACTATTCCAACTTTTACATATAAAACATTTGCTATTTTCATCTTAAATACTCCATTAATTAAAGAATATAAAAGTATAAGAAAATTATTAATTTATAACAATCCAATAATTGCTAATTTAAACTTCAATACTATAAAAACAAGAAAAAATCTCATCTTTATCTAAAGTTATCATTCCTTTTTTCTCTTCTAAATTTTGATTAGAACTATTTTCATCAGCAACTCCAAACCAAGGTTCTATACATAAAAAAGGTGCGCCACTAGGTTTTGACCAAATACCTAAATATGGAAAGTTCTCAAAATTTAGTTTTATAAAGTTTTCATTTTTTATATTTTTAAAAATTAGATTTTTTATATTCAAATCATTAAAAACCAAAGCATCATTTTTAAAAAGTTCTTCATTTAAAAATAGTTTTTTATCTTCAAATTTTAAATCCATACTATCATAAACTAAACCCAACTCATTTAAAAAATATCTTTTTGAATTGTTTACTTCAAACTCTAAAAAATAATCCTCTTTTTTTAAATCCTTTTCTAAACTCCAATTAAAAGCAGGATGAGCTCCAATTGAAAAAAGCATTTTTTCATCACTTTTATTTTTTACTTTGTAAGAGATAATCAAACTACTTTTTTCAAGTTTATAAGACAAATACAACTCAAAATCAAAAGGATAAATTTCTAAACTCTTTTCATCAGAACAAAGTCTAAACTCTAAAAAATCATCTTTTTGTTCTATAATTTCAAACTCTTTATCCCTTGCAAAACCATGTTGGCTCATATTGTATTTTTGATTTTTATAAAAATAATTATCCTTTTTTAATCTTCCAACTATTGGAAAAAGTATAGGAGAATGTCTTGCCCAATATTTAGCATCACCTTGCCAAATATACTCTAAATCTTTGCCACATTTTTGTAAACTATTAAGTTCAGCTCCAAAAGACTTGATTTTTGCTTTTATAAACTCATTTTTTATTTCGTAATTCATCTAATAATCCCTTTGATTTTTAGAGCTTCAATAGTAATTGCTTTTCTTTTTGGCAAATCATCTTTTGTTTTTGTATCTATGTTTGTAGCAAAAAACCAAACATCATCTTTTGTCTCTACATATCCCACGTACCAGCCATATTTTCCTTCCCAACCTGTTTTGGCTCGGATTATATAATCTTCACTTTTTTCATCTATCATTATCTCTTTTAAACTGTTCATATCTTCAAGTTTAAAAGGTAAATCATTTGTATAGAATCGTTTTAAAAATTTAATCTGTTCAAATGTTGTTATTTTTAAACTTTCATCTAACCAAAATCTTGTTATTTCATCACCTATTTTTTTATTTCCATAATCCAATTCTTTTAGATAATTTTTATATTTTTCAACTCCAATTTTTGAAGCAAACTCTTGATAACACCAAACACAAGAACTTTTAAAAGCAGTTAATAAAGTTTGGTCTTTATTCCAAGATTCATACTCTCTTATTTTTTTATCCCAAACAATTAAAGAATCTTTTGTTACAACACCTTCATTTAAAGCAATTAAACTGTTTGGAATTTTAAAAGTTGAAGCAGGACTAAAAAACATTTCAGCCCTTTTGTCGTTGTAAATATAGATTTTTTTTGTATTTAAAGATTCAATAACAATAGTTCCCTCAACTTGTTTATTTTTGAAGATATTTTCAAGTTCTGTATCTTTGGCAAATAAAAAAGAGTTACATAATAAAAGTATTGTAAAAAAGAGTTTGATTTTTTTGTGCATTTTGTAGTTCCTAAGTTTTAAGTAAAGTATTCTATAAAATCCTACCTTACTTAAATATTTTTTGAACTAATTAGTTGTTTTTAAAGCCAGAATTTGTTCTTCTGTTTTTTGAAGTTGCTGATGTTTCACTTTTTTTTGAAGCAAATCTATTGTTATTTCCTCTTGGTTTTGCACTTGAAGATGAATTATCTTCAACTCTTTTTTTACCAAAACTTCTTTTAGAATTAGAAGTTGTCTCTTTTGGTTTTGCTGTTCTATTTTGGTTTGAACTATTACCTCTATTGCTTCTATTTCCTATTGGTTCTGCTTTGATATTTGGGTCAACTTTAAACCCTACTATTTCAATTTTTTTGATTTTTTGTTTGATTAATTTTTCAATTCCCCATAAATAATCATGTTCATCAATACAAACCAAAGATATAGCCTCACCTGTATTTCCAGCCCTTCCTGTTCTTCCGATTCTATGAACATAATCTTCTGCGATATTTGGTAATTCAAAGTTTATAACATGGGGAAGATTATCGATGTCAATTCCCCTTGCAGCTATATCTGTTGCCACAAGAACTCTTACATTTCCTAACTTGAAATCATCTAAAGCTTTTGTTCTTGCACTTTGTGATTTATTTCCATGAATTGCTGCTGAACTTATTCCATCTTTTACAAGTGCTTCACTAAGTTTGTTTGCACCATGTTTTGTTCTTGTGAAAACCAAAACTTGTTGCCAGTTGTTTTTATTTACTAGATGTAATAAAAGCTCTTTTTTTCTTTCTCTATCAACTAAATGAACACTTTGTTCGACTTTATGTGAAGTACTGTTTGTCTTTGCTGCTTCTATTGAAACAGGAGAGTTCAATAAACTATCTGCTAGTTTTTTAATATCATCAGAGAAAGTTG
The genomic region above belongs to Arcobacter ellisii and contains:
- a CDS encoding aminotransferase class III-fold pyridoxal phosphate-dependent enzyme — its product is MKENSYLLPLYKRLDLGFVKGKKSVLFDENEKDYIDFASGVGVNSLGYANKKVLKTINKQAKRVLHTSNIYHIKPQEKCAKRIVNLSGFDMKCFFCNSGAEANESAIKLARKYGNTAFETPKYKIITIKNSFHGRTIATLKATAQEDKHKYFAPFPEGFVYANDIKEAISLIDDSTVAVMLELIQGEGGIFMQDVLLVKELEKVLKEKKLLLIIDEVQTGVYRSGEFLISQHFGIKPDIVTLAKGLASGIPIGVMMTSLKDVFTFGDHGSTFGGNFLSTATCNKVLKILEKYSDSGKLKQNIKFFDDYLAFFINKYPNLFLQKNGFGFMQGLVLKDEKKLNEIINSSLKNGLLVLKSGKNIIRFLPPIIISKKEMIKGFNRFEEVLENLI
- a CDS encoding MOSC domain-containing protein, whose translation is MKIANVLYVKVGIVTSTKLENSKRKELVSGIKKYPVSKAYLTKTGFIDDFQADLAHHGGENKALFLFSQLTFQKINSHFNNIFDMTNMAYFGENLILSDICEKDICIGDVLKIGETKVQITQPRQPCWKLSVNTNQKEMTKFIFDSGFTGFYAKVLKEGEISQNDEVILEKRTNPNLTIEKLNQLIAFPISDESLVLEALNCKDLGKPFLESLAKKYKLKEKDEQFLSYHE
- the blaOXA gene encoding class D beta-lactamase → MHKKIKLFFTILLLCNSFLFAKDTELENIFKNKQVEGTIVIESLNTKKIYIYNDKRAEMFFSPASTFKIPNSLIALNEGVVTKDSLIVWDKKIREYESWNKDQTLLTAFKSSCVWCYQEFASKIGVEKYKNYLKELDYGNKKIGDEITRFWLDESLKITTFEQIKFLKRFYTNDLPFKLEDMNSLKEIMIDEKSEDYIIRAKTGWEGKYGWYVGYVETKDDVWFFATNIDTKTKDDLPKRKAITIEALKIKGIIR
- a CDS encoding aldose 1-epimerase family protein — its product is MNYEIKNEFIKAKIKSFGAELNSLQKCGKDLEYIWQGDAKYWARHSPILFPIVGRLKKDNYFYKNQKYNMSQHGFARDKEFEIIEQKDDFLEFRLCSDEKSLEIYPFDFELYLSYKLEKSSLIISYKVKNKSDEKMLFSIGAHPAFNWSLEKDLKKEDYFLEFEVNNSKRYFLNELGLVYDSMDLKFEDKKLFLNEELFKNDALVFNDLNIKNLIFKNIKNENFIKLNFENFPYLGIWSKPSGAPFLCIEPWFGVADENSSNQNLEEKKGMITLDKDEIFSCFYSIEV
- a CDS encoding peptidoglycan recognition protein family protein, whose protein sequence is MKNILIIISFVLTLNAIEIKQLPLDFGETRVELTRQYIKNSYGIEVLDINIIPKIIVIHHTAMDDLKESYERFKPEILTSDRKYIKKAGNLNVSAQFLVDFDGTIYSTMPETYMARHVIGLNLSSIGIENIGGNKKPLTKAQLESNIKLVRYLKEKYKTIEYLIGHYEYTKFENHPLFLEKDKNYRTIKHDPDENFMESLRANFPDLKSF
- a CDS encoding DEAD/DEAH box helicase, whose protein sequence is MSFSKLGLCAELLRAIKEEGYTTPTPIQSKSIPVILSKKDVLAAAQTGTGKTAGFTLPLLQRLKTSYSKDKKSHVRALILTPTRELAAQVAQSVETYGKYLPFKSAVIFGGVGINPQISLLKKCVDIVIATPGRLLDLVSQDCLDLTKIEFFILDEADRMLDMGFINDIRKVLAILPKQRQNLLFSATFSDDIKKLADSLLNSPVSIEAAKTNSTSHKVEQSVHLVDRERKKELLLHLVNKNNWQQVLVFTRTKHGANKLSEALVKDGISSAAIHGNKSQSARTKALDDFKLGNVRVLVATDIAARGIDIDNLPHVINFELPNIAEDYVHRIGRTGRAGNTGEAISLVCIDEHDYLWGIEKLIKQKIKKIEIVGFKVDPNIKAEPIGNRSNRGNSSNQNRTAKPKETTSNSKRSFGKKRVEDNSSSSAKPRGNNNRFASKKSETSATSKNRRTNSGFKNN
- a CDS encoding bifunctional helix-turn-helix domain-containing protein/methylated-DNA--[protein]-cysteine S-methyltransferase, yielding MPTLDTTYKQIEKAIKYIDENFKEHPSVDEVAKNIGMSKYHFIRVFKEYVGVTPKQFLHCVTLNYAKEHIKESKSILDSSLDIGLSSTSRLHELFVNLIGVTPKEWKEKGKDVQITYGFGQTPFGEALIGFTDKGICYLGFIDDNKKDIFQRFNELWENANLVFDEKLACEYLENIFVKNQKYPLLVKGTNLQINVWKALLNLPNGIVATYQDIANYLDKPKAVRAVASAIGRNHIGYLIPCHRVIAKSGAMSGYRWGIERKKILIAYESVNNNDK
- a CDS encoding cation:proton antiporter, with translation MENILFTLFLTISIATILNIILKKFGISHIIGYILTGTLISYGFNFNGVNNDSLELIAEFGIVFLMFTIGLEMSVDKIKKMKEILLLNGFLQVSISAILIYLVAFYIFHLSVEVSLIVSLAFSLSSTAIVLTYLKQSKDIHTPYGEKSTAILIFQDLAVIPILLLITFLTNDTLSISEVLTKTFISAFIIIVFMFTIGKNLISWLLKFASNSRIEELFLGAVLSIVIGTSLLAHELGFTYSLGAFIAGMIISDTNFSVKVESDIASYKDLLLGAFFFSVGTKIDALYFLYNVHIILLIFIAVMVIKALVVYVIIRRKSDKSTAVKSALALCQVGEFSFAIFALASSNNIISNETANFLILVSVLSMILTPFIVNNIYKLASYVVVEFYESDKITPIKAKNHVVICGFSILGRVIARDLSERNIPFVIISDDLRHVLLGRKLGYMAYFGHLDKLPVLESLKVDEASSVIITVSDTHIKRLICEAVLNFHKEANILLKIESIDEKAQLKDLNIKKFVHAHIEVGRLLVEEALSVRGENK
- a CDS encoding serine hydroxymethyltransferase is translated as MSYITNANLEQADNEVFSIIENELKRQTNHLEMIASENFTSPAVMQAMGSVFTNKYAEGYPYKRYYGGCEFADAVEQLAIDRACKIFGCSYANVQPHSGSQANGAVYAALLSAGDKILGMDLSHGGHLTHGSKPSFSGKNYSAFYYGVELDGRINYDKVMEIAKICQPKIIVCGASAYAREIDFKKFREIADAVGAILFADIAHIAGLVAAGEHPSPFPYADVVTTTTHKTLRGPRGGMIMTNDEEIAKKINSAIFPGLQGGPLVHVIAAKAVAFKEILDPSWKDYAKQVKANAKVLAQVLTKRGYDIVSGGTDNHLVLVSFLNKPFSGKDADAALGNAGITVNKNTVPGETRSPFITSGIRIGSPALTARGMKEKEFEIIANKICDVLDNIEDTNLHAKINKELEELASNFVIYNQSTF
- a CDS encoding DUF6172 family protein, whose product is MKKTFQINVTNKNRDRQVDSIKNEVRKYIKREKSKRPPEGFNFWAFDCKFGKTADEATEIKFVDVTKSIDFAASEGYDSFYLELIARADIKKVKEIEELEDDEEISE